From one Henningerozyma blattae CBS 6284 chromosome 1, complete genome genomic stretch:
- the FUM1 gene encoding fumarase FUM1 (similar to Saccharomyces cerevisiae FUM1 (YPL262W); ancestral locus Anc_6.13) yields the protein MLKSAATLRQPVVSLNIFRNCQRSFSITPVSHSIADLQGTRTETDSFGEIQVPANKYWGAQTQRSFMNFKIGGERERMPEPIIRAFGQQKKAAAIVNNSLGTLDDTLKDAIVQAAEEVSQGLLNEHFPLVVFQTGSGTQSNMNANEVISNRAIELLGGTLGSKQVHPNNHVNQSQSSNDTFPTVMHIAALTEITNTLLPNLIVLRETLDSKAKEFEKIIKIGRTHLQDATPLTLGQEFSGYTQQLTNAIKRIEKNLPELQYIAQGGTAVGTGLNTKIGFAEQFARQLSNQTNLSFLTSPNKFESLAAHDAIVNVHASLNTLACSLFKISQDIRYLASGPRCGYGELSIPENEPGSSIMPGKVNPTQNEAMCQACVQVMGNNSTISFAGASGQFELNTYKPLMIANLLSSTRLLSDAIFSFNLHCATGIQANKDKIDRLLHESLMLVTSLNPKIGYDAASKVAKNAHHKGITLKQSALELDILSSKQFDEWVRPENMLGPN from the coding sequence ATGTTAAAATCTGCTGCTACTCTACGTCAACCAGTTGtatcattaaatatctTTAGAAATTGTCAAAGATCGTTTTCAATAACCCCTGTCTCACATTCTATTGCCGATTTACAAGGAACAAGAACTGAAACTGATTCTTTTGGTGAAATTCAAGTTCCTGCAAACAAATATTGGGGGGCACAAACTCAAAGATCATTCATGAACTTTAAAATCGGGGGTGAAAGAGAAAGGATGCCTGAACCAATCATTCGAGCCTTTGgtcaacaaaaaaaagctGCCGCCattgtaaataattctttaggAACTCTTGATGATACCTTAAAGGATGCAATCGTTCAAGCAGCAGAAGAAGTTTCACAAGGTTTATTGAATGAACATTTCCCCTTGGTCGTCTTCCAAACCGGTTCAGGAACACAATCTAACATGAATGCAAATGAAGTTATCTCCAATAGAGCTATTGAATTACTAGGAGGTACCTTGGGTTCTAAACAAGTGCATCCAAACAACCATGTAAATCAATCACAATCTTCTAACGATACTTTCCCAACCGTTATGCATATTGCCGCCTTGACtgaaattacaaatacTTTATTACCAAACTTAATTGTTTTGAGAGAAACTCTGGATTCAAAAGCTAAAGAATTCgaaaagattattaaaattggtaGAACCCATCTTCAAGATGCAACACCATTGACTTTAGGTCAAGAATTCTCCGGATACACTCAGCAACTAACAAATGCcattaaaagaattgaaaagaatTTGCCAGAATTACAATACATTGCTCAAGGTGGTACTGCCGTTGGGACAGGTTTAAATACTAAGATTGGATTTGCAGAGCAATTTGCAAGACAATTATCAAATCAAACAAATCTATCCTTCCTTACTTCtccaaataaatttgaatcattGGCTGCACATGATGCTATTGTTAATGTTCATGCTTCCTTAAACACATTGGCTTGTTCACTATTCAAGATATCCCAAGATATTAGATATCTTGCTTCTGGCCCAAGATGTGGTTATGGTGAATTATCCATTCCAGAAAATGAACCAGGGTCATCGATTATGCCTGGTAAGGTTAATCCAACCCAAAATGAAGCAATGTGTCAAGCTTGTGTTCAAGTTATGGGTAATAACTCAACTATTTCTTTTGCAGGGGCTTCGGGtcaatttgaattaaatactTATAAGCCTTTAATGATTGCAAACTTATTATCAAGTACGAGATTATTAAGTGATGCCatcttttcatttaatttgcATTGTGCAACGGGTATTCAAGCAAATAAAGATAAGATTGATAGACTATTACATGAGTCCTTGATGTTAGTCACTTCATTAAACCCGAAGATCGGTTATGATGCTGCTTCTAAAGTGGCTAAAAATGCTCACCATAAAGGGATCACTCTAAAACAAAGTGCTCTAGAATTAGATATCTTATCTTCCAAACAATTCGATGAATGGGTTAGACCTGAAAATATGTTAGGACCAAATTAA